The genomic segment ATGCAGCTCGTACACCCCGCCGAGCTGCGCCCCATAGGCGATTTCACCCGGTCCCACCACAAAGGCGAGGGTCGGCAGCAGCGCGTCCTGCACGACCGGCCTGAGCCCCGCCGCCGGGGTCAGCCGCGAGGGGTCGGCGGCCAGGATGCCCAGCAGGTCCTCCCGGCTGTATTCCCGCGTCTCTGTGCTGAAGCGTTGCCCGTCAAACCTCAGCAGACGCCGCCCCCCGTCCTCCTCCTCCAGAAAGAGGTTGGTCGCCCCCGCCGGACGGCGAAGCTGCGGCTCGAAGCCCGCCGCGATCAACTGCTCGGCGGCGGCCTCGATGCGGGCAGGTCCGTCGAGGGGCCGCTCCAGCTCGCGGGCCAGGGTGGGGGCCATCAGCCGCGCCAGCGCGGGGTGCAGCGGGTCGAGGACCAGCACGCCCGCCGGAGCGAGCAGGCCGTGAATCAGCCGGGCGAACACGTCGCTCCAACTGTCCAGCCATGAGCCGTCGCCGTGGACCGCCCAACGGACTCGCTTCCACACTGCCTCGCGGTACTCCAGAGGGGCATCGAAACGTTCCAGCAGCCCCGCTACCTCCTGGGTCCATGCCTCCCGCCAGCGCACCCGCCCCACGGGGACCCCTTCCGGCAGGTCAAGGGTCACGCGGTGCAACTCCTCCGCGTGGTCGAGCAGGGTCGTGGATGCGACCTCCGCCGCGTCGTGATCCTGGCTGGCGACCCAGTACACGGCGACCACCGGGGCGTCCTCGCGGTGCAGTTGGCGGGCGAGCAGTGCGGCGTCGGCGCCCTTGTGGACGCTGTACGACGGACCCGTCAGCAGTCCCGCCTGCTGCCCAGTCACGACCACGCGCGAGGCGGGGTGGGCCAGCCGCTCCAGCAGCTTCTCCGTATGAGGGTCCAGCGTTCCCAGGTCGCCGTGGTACTCGCGCAGTGCCGCCGCCAGCGCCCCCCGGTCCACCTCCGGCCGGGAGTCCGAGGCCGCCCGGTCCAGATCGCCGGGTCCCAGACGGAAGAAAGCGGGCAATTCGCCCGCCCGGTACGCCGCTGCGATGGTCTTGGTCACGTTCACTGCTTTGGATTCTACAGTGGTCCGCGACCGGGCACGCTCAGGAGGGGCGCTCGCGCAACGGCTCGCGGGCCGCCGCCTGCAACCCCGCGCGGTCGGTGAGGATAATCCGGCGGTAGCCCAGGTCGAGCAGTCCCCGCGCCCGGAAGTCGCCCAGCAGCTTGGTGATCGTCTCGCGGGTGCTGCCCACCACATGGGCGAGGTCCTGGTGCGAGAGGCGCTCGCGCAGGGCCAGCGGACCGCCGTCGGGCCATGGACCCTCGCGCTCGGCCAGGGTCAGCAGGGCCTGCGCCAGCCGCTGCGAGACCTCCATAAAGACGAGTCCGGCGAGCCGCTCCTGCACGCTGCGGGTTTGCCGGGTCACCTGCTCGGTGAGGGCGACCCCCACTGCCGGGTGCGCGGCCGTCAGGCGGTTCAGCGTCTCGCGGCCCAGCAGCAGGGCCTCGGTGTCGTCCATCGCCTCGGCGTACATGCCGTAGCTCGCGCCGTCCAGCAGCGCCCCGGTGCCCAGCAGATCGCCCGGCCCATGCACGTCCAGCGTGACCTCCCGCGCTCCGGCTCCCAGGCGGTAGAGCCGCACGCTGCCCCGCGTGACCACGAACAGCGTCTCGGCCGCGTCCTCGGGATGAAAGAGGAGGCCCCCCCGTGCCCAGCGGCCGGGTCTGGCCGCCGCCACCACCTGTGCCTGCGTCTCCTGCGGCAGCGCTCCGAACGGCCCGGACATCATGCCCGACAGTGTGCCACATCCGCCCCTGCACGCGGTCCCCACTCCCGGCCCTGCTGGCCCCCCGTGTTACACTCCCTCCCACGCATGACCGCCTCCCTGCCTCCCTCGCCCCTGCCCGGCGGGACCCGCCTCACGCTGTTTGACCTGCCGCTCGACGTGGTGACGCTGGAGCAGGCCCTCGACCTGCTGGGCGAGTGGATGTTCCGCGCCCCCCGCGCTCCGCACACCGTGGTCACCCTCAATCCCGAGTTCATCGTGCAGTCGCGCACCCAGCCCGAGTTCGTGGCGGCGATGCAGGCCGCCGACCTCGTGACCGCCGACGGGGTGGGCATCGTGTGGGCCGCCCGGCAACTGCATGGGCAGGAGGTGCCC from the Deinococcus sp. NW-56 genome contains:
- the bshC gene encoding bacillithiol biosynthesis cysteine-adding enzyme BshC, producing MTKTIAAAYRAGELPAFFRLGPGDLDRAASDSRPEVDRGALAAALREYHGDLGTLDPHTEKLLERLAHPASRVVVTGQQAGLLTGPSYSVHKGADAALLARQLHREDAPVVAVYWVASQDHDAAEVASTTLLDHAEELHRVTLDLPEGVPVGRVRWREAWTQEVAGLLERFDAPLEYREAVWKRVRWAVHGDGSWLDSWSDVFARLIHGLLAPAGVLVLDPLHPALARLMAPTLARELERPLDGPARIEAAAEQLIAAGFEPQLRRPAGATNLFLEEEDGGRRLLRFDGQRFSTETREYSREDLLGILAADPSRLTPAAGLRPVVQDALLPTLAFVVGPGEIAYGAQLGGVYELHGLRQPLLWPRLSVTWLEPNVARLLSRLGATAAEVQADPEGVLGRTLARERGAAAASAERLAALDAELRALADELAALDPTLVGAAERTRTRTTARVAHLQRLALVALARQEDDRTRQLTRLRRHLLPGGAPQEREMNFLTYLLKHGEEPLRMLLALEPGTRAELPIP
- a CDS encoding Crp/Fnr family transcriptional regulator, giving the protein MMSGPFGALPQETQAQVVAAARPGRWARGGLLFHPEDAAETLFVVTRGSVRLYRLGAGAREVTLDVHGPGDLLGTGALLDGASYGMYAEAMDDTEALLLGRETLNRLTAAHPAVGVALTEQVTRQTRSVQERLAGLVFMEVSQRLAQALLTLAEREGPWPDGGPLALRERLSHQDLAHVVGSTRETITKLLGDFRARGLLDLGYRRIILTDRAGLQAAAREPLRERPS